Genomic window (Candidatus Woesearchaeota archaeon):
CCGGCCTTTTCGCGCCGGCATCCTCTCCCGCAACCATCACTCGCCTTCACAGGTCGCACTACGATACCTTCTCATCCTTCAGCGTGCGCTCCCCTTCGCTTTCTTGAGACGACCGATACGGCGCGCCTAGCACATCCTCTATTCTCTTCGCCTTCGCAGTTCCGATGAGTGGAACAGCACGCAGCTCGTTCTCAGAAGCATTCATCACCCCCCTCACCGAACCAAAACGCTCAAGAAGTGGCCTGGCAAGCTTTACTCCAATCCCGGGCAGCGCACCAACGATGAACTCTTGCAATTCAGCAAGCGAAGTTGGCTTGCCAGCAATGAGGCGGGGGGAACGCCCTTGGAATTCTTGCTCGCGACGAGCCATCGCCACCAAGAGCTGAGCCGTCTCAGCAGGAGACTTCGTCTGCAACAAAGTAATGCCAAAGTCAATCGCTAGCGCCGCGAGCGCTCCACGAATAGCATTGGGGTGAACATTGCGCTGACTAAAAACATCTCCCTCACCCTCAATAACAATAATGGGCCTTGCATAGCGCTTCAAGTCTTTTGCTTGAGAGAGCAGCCTGCCATCAATTAAAGAATCAACAAAATCACGAACTTCCTTACGCTCAACAACGACACGGTCGCTAAGCAAAAAATCACCAATGTCCAAGCTCTTCAGCTCGACCTTCACGCCAAGCCCTGCCAGTTCACGCAAAACCCCGCTACCGCGCTCGCGATGATCAGCGTAAATACTGACAACCACATCGCCCTTGACAAAATTAGACAACGGCCGATCCCGCGAAGCAGTCTTCAACACCTTCCCCACCTCCTTTAGCACGCGGTGCATGCGCTTCTCCTTGTGATGCGCAACCCAATGATACGCCTCATCCCTGGTTCCCTTCACAACAAACACCACAACTTCGCCTCTGGCATGCCTCCCTGTCCTCCCCCTTCTTTGCACTGTCCGAATAGAAGAAGGAATGGGCTCATAAAAAAACACGAAATCCACTTCAGGAATGTCTAACCCTTCTTCAGCAACACTCGTCGCCACGAGAACGTCGAACACGCCTTCGTGAAACGCCTCAATTATTTCTTTTTGCTCCTTTTGCGACAGCCCAGTTTCGCGCGTCTTCGCCTGCCCTACAAAAAGCTTGTGTGCAACGCCCAGCTCGCCAAGCAAACCGCAAATACGCTTTGCCTGATCTCGATACTGTGTAAAAATAATCCCCTTCTTACCTTTCTTCTCTTTCAACGCCTTCTGCAGCGCAACAAATTTTGGGTCAAGAACCCCTTCATTCACCAACCGCTCAGCGAGGACAAGTGCCGAGCGAAAATGCAAACTACGAACAAGATTTTGTACCGCCTTCGTTTTGGAAGTGGAACTCTTCTCTTGAGCTTCCCGCATGTACGTGTAAAGCGCTCGCACGCCTTGCGTTTCCAACAATTCAATACAGTGCTCGAACTTAATCGCCTCCGCGAGCAAACTCACTGAACGCATCAACTCCCGGCTTTTCTCCCCCTTGCTCATGCGGGCAAAGAGCGAGCGCGACACGTCAAGTAACTGCTTCTTGGTCATGTTCGATGAAACCCTTTGCACAACCCCCAACTCCTTCACTTCACGCAACTTTTCAGCAACGCCCTCGCGCAAATGCTTTCTCACCTCCCCGAACGAGCGGGGAAACTCAACCTTCACGACCTTTACCTCCCGCTCCTGAACGTACGGCTTCACGTCAGGATCTTGCGGCGTTCGCACCTCCACTTCTTCAATGAACAAGTTCTTAACCACCTCTTTAATCGCCTCGACAGAATCCCCAGGAGAAGCAGTCAGTCCGAGTATGCGTTCGTGCTCAGCCTCCGCCCGATACCGCTTGGCAATGAAGGTGTATGCGTAGTCCCCCCTCGCGCGATGCGCCTCATCAAAGATGAGCAAGGAAACGTTCTTCAGAGACACTTTACGCGACACCAAATCATTCTCGAGGCCTTGCGGCGTGCTCACTACCACCTTTGCCGACTTCCACAACTCTGCCCGCTTCGATGGAGTCACCGTTCCAGTGAAAAGGACGCACAACTCCTCTCCGTGCAACAAGTGCCTCCGAAACGTCTCCACGTGCTGCTGTACTAGGGGCTTGGTCGGAGCCAAAAAAACCACCTTGGAGTCGGGATAATTCTCAAGCCGGTGTGCAGCAAGAAGCAAAGCAACGCCCGTCTTGCCAAGCCCTGTTGGGAGGACAACCAATGTGTTGTGCAACGTGCACGTTGCGAGAATGGTTTCTTGATAGAGGCGCGCAGAAAAATCTTTGAGGAGCATGTTCATCAAAAAGAAACACGCTGCCGCTTTATAACTCTTTAGACCCTGTGTCCAGTGAAGCCCCAACCGCCACCGCCAGCCTTGCAAACCGCAAACGCGCAAAAAAAAGAACCGTTCGGGAAGGCCTGTGGCACCAAGCATTGCTGTGAGAACAAAAAAAAAAGCGAGAGAAAAAGAAGTAACGCCTTGCTCAGAAATGCCTCACATCCCTTCTGAGATCGGCGCCGAGCAGACAGACAGGACGAGACGCGTTAGCGCCCTCGAGCCATCTTTGCCCGAGAAACATCACCGCGCTTGTCCACGAAGTACAAGTACCCGTCTTCCTTTTTAACACCAACTTTTGCAACTTTTTGCGGCTTTGCTCTGCTTTTCTTCCCGCCGCGAGCCATCTTCACGCGAGAAACGTCCCCTTGCTTATCCACAAAGTAAAGATAGCCGTATTCTTTTTTAACACCAACTTTTGCAACTTTTTCAGCCATACAATAATCACCCCTGTCTTTTTTCTTCTTCCTCACAACACGGCTATTTAAAACTTTCGGAATTCCTCGACGAGAACAACGCATAACACCTCCGTCAAGCGCCTGTGTGAAGGCCGAACTAGCACCACACTCATGAAGGTTTTGGAGTGGAAAAGAAGAAAGAAACAAAAAGAAGCGAAAACCCCCTTTCCTCACGCCAACCACGAAACTAAAAAAAATACTCGCCAGTCCGCACTATGGTCCTCGTCAAGCTCCTCGGCCTCCTCGACGTCGCTGCAGGATTCATCACCATACTAGAAGGAAGGTACTCCCTTCACGTCAGGCTCGTCACCATCACAGCACTCTACCTCATCGTCAAAGGTGGCGCGTTCTGGCAAAGCCTCACAAGCTGGCTTGACATCTTCATCGGCTTCCTCCTGCTCATCTTCATCTTCTTCAACATGCCCCTCCTAAGCCTCATTGCTGGCATTCACCTCATCATCAAAGGCCTCGCGTCCCTCATCTAAAAAAAAGTCCTGATTGAGCTTGCACAAAAAGAACGGCTACAAACACAACACTCCTGAACGGTACACGTACAACATTACGCCGCCTCTAAAAACCGCTTATACACGTACACCCCTCCGAGGCCGATGAGTATGGCCAAGAGCAAAGAGACTACCTTTGCCAATAAGGCAAGCACTGCAAAAGCAAGTGTTGCCACGAGAACAAAAACGTAAGGAGTCCTGCTCGCGTACAGCAGGGAAAACCCGATCGTTCCTTCTTCAATACCTGCCGGCTCTCTTCTGCGAATGAGAAAAAAACGGGCAAGAGAAAAAAAAGGCACAGGAATGAGTGAGAACACCATTAAGGCAAGCACGTACACCATCACCTCGTGGAAAAAAACACCAACACCCCCGCTAAGAAGACTCAACGGCCCGAGAACAAAAGCAACAAGAACGGCGCCGAAAACAACACTAGAAACCCCTACCAGTGCCAACTCCCAGTTTTTCACGCCGGGCCGAAAAACACCCATTCTTAAAGAAGGGATTGGCTCAAAGACCAAGTATCCTGGAAAAAACAACGGAATGGCACCAAAAGAGAGGAAAAAAACAAGAAAGCCGAACAACACGCCCCCGGGAAAAAAACGATAGGAAGCGACGTACCCCAGCCGAAGCGCAACAAGTTTTTGCACCAAAGCCACAACGAACAAAAGAACAAGAAGTATGAGAAAGGAAACAACAGCATGAAGCGGAGGAGAAATAACTGAAGACAAACGCTCCCCCACCCTGAAGGAGAGCAAAGACGCAGCGAACAGCGCAGTTAACACCACCCCCCGCAACTCGCTCGGCGTAAAGGCCAGATACTTTCGGACGTGAAATACTGCCGACCTCATCATCAACCCCGCTCAACTTGACTCAGCATAACAACACCCTGTGCCATCCAAAGCGTTTGCATTTATATTGCTTTCCCCCGCACACAGCCTTAAGTACTGCCTCTTTGTTTCGCCTCGCGCTTTCTCTTGCTTTTCTGACGCTTGTACTTCACCACCTCGACGCGTTCACCTTGAGCGAAACGCTCAGAAAATGCTTTGTTTGCAAGCAGCGCTGCAACACCATCCACGTGACCTGCACCCACAACGCCCAGAACCGTCCCGGAAAACGTCGCCGCAAGCCTCGCCAGGCGAGCAGCCATCAACGTATTTCGCTCTTCAACCAGCGCCTTGAACAGACCAGGGTACCGCTTCTCCAAGAGCAGTATTGCTTGTTTGACAAACGCATCATCCGGCACTGACCTTAAGTCAATCATCTCTTTTTTTTGCATAAACGGCGCTTTGATAATGTCAAGAACAAAACGGCCCCGCTCACGCCAAGAAAACAACACACTCACCCGCCTCAGCGTTACTTGCACATCGCGGTCAATGAGCGCAACGCGCAACCCCCTCCTCTTCGCCTCCTCAACCGCGAAGAGCATTTCAGATCCTGGCAAAACACCCGTGGCTTTGCCGAGCCTCCTCTGAATGAAGCCGCCGATGAAAGCGAACAAGAAGCCCGCAACGCCGACGGAGCGGAGTACCGACCAAGAAGACGCTCTTCGTCCCCCGTGCAAAAGCCCCGCAAGCCTGGCCTTATCCAACTCCACAGCAACAACAACCGGGCTCCACTCATCCAAAGCACCTCTAATATCGCGCAACGACTGCTTTGCAACATGAGAAGTTCCAACGAGCACTACACAACCAGCCATGAAACCACACCTCGTCTCAAACAACAACACCATGACGAACCATGGCGATACTTATAAGCATTACCAACCATGAGCATTACCAATCAACGTTCTGTTAACGCAGAGAACAACAAGCACCCTTCCTTCAGTTAACAAACATGACAACCCACGCCCGGGCAAAAACAAAACAAGCAACCAAAAAAAATCAACCATGCTACTCTTCTTCAACGTACGGAGTCCCGTACAGCCTCGCAGCACTTATCATTCGCCGATTTGCCTTCGTCTCCACACCACGCTCAACCAGTTTATTTCTTCCACGAATGACAAACGCATCAAGATCCACCCCTGCCGGGCATGCTTTCTTGGCAGAACCGTCAAGAACGTAGCGAAAAAGAGCAGCGTCTTCTTTTCCTTGAAGCAATAAAAACGCCGCAAAACGAGGAGCGACACTTTCCCTCCCCACTGCCTGAAAGAGAACACTGTCTTTATTACAAAGCCCGCACAACGAACATTTGTTAAGCGCCACGTTCATCACCGATAATCAAGCACACAACCGGGGTTGAGCAAATTATAATAATCATACTGGTCTTTCAGTCTTTTTATCTTTTCCTTTACTTCTTTACCCGCAAGCGCCTTTCTCTTCCGCCCGACGCCACCAACAAATCCCACTCTCCCTCCGAATTCCTTGGCTTTTTTTTGTATTTCAAGCCCTTCTTTTTGCGTCTTCACCATTGGGAAGAAGGCATTCAGCCCTAGCGACCCAAAAATTGGTATTTTTTTCTTTTCGGCCCAAAAAACAAGGTCGAACACGCGGTTGAACGGCACGTGCACGTCTTCTCGCCAAATGTAGCCTTTTTTGCTTAAGGCTGCATCAACTTCAACCAGCTTTTTTTCGTGTTCGAAAACACGGTCCTTGTCCTGAAACACTCCTTTATGACTTGCGAAAAAAGCCACTAGAACATAACCCTTCTTGTAACCCGCAATCCTCCCAGTCTCCTCGTCGAAAAAATCTAAACGAACCACGTCTTGATCTCGTTTCAACCTCTCCGCCTCCCGAAGCAAATCATGCAATTCCGACGTGGCGAAAATGCTAAAGGAAGTGGGAGAAAAGATTTTCCTCACTTTCAGCGTCGCCTGCACTATTACACCAACACAACCTTCACTCCCCACAATTTTCGTAACATCTTTTGTTTCGTAATACTTTCCTGACGCATCAAAAAACTCAACTTGCTCAACCCAGTCCGCTACTCTTCCAAAACCATAACTATACGCGCCGAGAACGTTCATCCCCAACAACCCCCCAATAGTATGATGATCGTGAAATGGCGCGACTGGAAACTCCATTCCAAATTTTTTCAAGAACGCATTCAACTCCGCAAGCGAACACCCGGCCTGCACCGTCACGGTGTTGTTTTTTTGATCGAAACGCAAAATAGCCCGCAACCTTTGCAAAGAAATAACCGCGGCGCCCCTCGCAATGCTCGAACCTACGGTGTTTGTCCCAAAACCCCTCACCACCATAGGAAATTTTGCCGTGTGCAAGCGCACAATCACCTTTCTCAGCTCATCCACACTCCCAGGCCACACAACCACACCCGGCATGAGATGCAAGCCTGACGCGTCGTAGCTGTGCGCAAGAAGATCCACCTCATCCTCTGAAACGTGGACTGGCGTCACTATACCTTCAAGTGCCTTTTTCATCCTACACCTCAACAAAAACCTCGCTCAACTCAACAATAGTAAACCCCTCTCCCGCAAACGTCTTTAAAAGATGGTAACAGTGAGGACAGCCCGTTATGAGGACAGGCTCGGCAACCCCCTCCAGGACGCGCTCAACCACCACTTTTGTGAGGCGAGGAAAATTCTGGAAAAAAACAGGGTCGCAAGGAATGGGCTTGACTGGCTTCTTCACGACAACATACCCTGATCGTTCCAAAACCCGTCTCAGCGCCTTTTCCACGTTGAATTTGTTGTGTAAGATGTTGCAAGGGATGTATTGAGCCTTTCCTGATCCGCGCCCGACGAGTTTATGATGGTGACGCTCAAGCAAGGAAACTGCAGGGGTGACTTCCAAGCCGTACTCGTGATGAAGCACAAAACTTTCATGAGGATCATTGCTCACAACCCTTTGAACGTGTTTGTTCTCCAAAATTTCAAAATTCTTACGTTTCACATCCTCAAAGTCCTCTTTATACCCCGCGTAGAGAGCGTGCACTCCCGACCACGTTATTTCAGGGAAGATGCTGAACTGGACGCCGAGGTCAGAAAACAACATTTTATAGTTTTCAACAAGATGCTTCTCCTTTGCCACGCTTAACGCTCCCGGAAAATACCACCAACTCTTCTGTTTCAAAAAGCTCTTCAACCACACCATGAAAGTATTAATTCTTTAGTGGTTAATAAACATTGTGGAAATAAGAACTACGAGCGGAGAACCCTCGTATTTGGAAGCTCGCGTTGGCGGGTGGTCGTTCTTGAGTGTGTGGAAGAAGACGCACACCACGAGTGCAAGAGCGTGGTGGGGGTTTTTTGTTATTTTTCACCTAATAAAATGGGTGGAAGCCACCACACGCAGCAACACCCTCGCCGAACGCTTGCTTATATTCCCTGTAGGCTTGCTCATATTCCCTGTCGGATTCTTGATAAAAATCCTCTCTCATAGAAGAAGCCGTTCTTTGAGAAAAAGGTTTCACAACCACACTAGGTCCTCTTGGTGATTGATGATGGTGTGAAGAACGAAGCTTTTGCTCGAGCGCTTCTTTAGCAGAGTTATTATCGTTCGTTAGGTTGTTATCAGTTGCGTCGTTATTGTTGGTTAGGTTGGTATCGAAATTGGCAGTGTCCTCGAGCGGGGCGACGAAATGACCGGAACTATACACCCCTGCAGCTAACAAACCAAGCTCAAAAGCGTTCCGACAAAAAACATAAGCAGAATAAGAGTTAAAACGATTAAGGTTAACACGATTAAGCATCATCAAGCTATGAGGAAAACGTTTCTCCAAGAGAGTGTACGAAAGAAAACTATTTTCTCCTTTTTCTTCTATAATAACTGGCGAAAAATACGCGCTTTCTGTTTCGGACGGCCTTTGCCACTTCTCAAAAAACATACTTCTTGACGAAAGAGGTTTGTTTTATTAGCCTTTCCCCCCGTATCAATTCTTGCTTGCTTTCTGGTTTCTCAAGCTCTACTAATGAGTGCTTGCAGCGACCTCACAAAGTCCGGCGTTCGAACCCACACACCAACATCATGTGCTGGGTGTACTTTCTCATCGCTCGTTAAAGTAAAGAACAAATGCTCATCATCGATAAAAACCATTCTTGAGCCAATGTTTTCTTTAACTTTCAACTTCCCAAAACGCTCAATGGTTTTTTGAAGATACTCGTCAACACCCTCATTAGTGATGAATGAAATTTCAACTCCCTTCGCCTTTGCTTTCCGCAAAACACGGCCTAAAGCCTTAATTTTCCGTTCTATACCTTCAGGTGTTGTTATGATAACCACACTTTTTTTTGCTTCTTTGATTAATGACTCGAGATGATTGTACATCGCTTCACGGCCGCGCAATGCGCCAGCCAATTCCGACGGGTCAAGCTTCTCGACGCCTTGCGTGTGAAGGGCAACAAGCTCATTCAGCACATCAGAATCCTTAATGCTTTCAACAACATTCACTCGTTCTTCCGCTTCTTTCCTGATTCGCTTTTTCACCCGCTCGAGCACTTCTTCAGGAGGAATAGCGAGGTACTTGATGGGCTTTCCTATTTTCATAATCACAAAGCCCTTCTTCTCCAAACTCTCCAACACATCATACGAACGAGAACGCGGCACATTCGCAATATC
Coding sequences:
- a CDS encoding DEAD/DEAH box helicase — its product is MLGATGLPERFFFLRVCGLQGWRWRLGLHWTQGLKSYKAAACFFLMNMLLKDFSARLYQETILATCTLHNTLVVLPTGLGKTGVALLLAAHRLENYPDSKVVFLAPTKPLVQQHVETFRRHLLHGEELCVLFTGTVTPSKRAELWKSAKVVVSTPQGLENDLVSRKVSLKNVSLLIFDEAHRARGDYAYTFIAKRYRAEAEHERILGLTASPGDSVEAIKEVVKNLFIEEVEVRTPQDPDVKPYVQEREVKVVKVEFPRSFGEVRKHLREGVAEKLREVKELGVVQRVSSNMTKKQLLDVSRSLFARMSKGEKSRELMRSVSLLAEAIKFEHCIELLETQGVRALYTYMREAQEKSSTSKTKAVQNLVRSLHFRSALVLAERLVNEGVLDPKFVALQKALKEKKGKKGIIFTQYRDQAKRICGLLGELGVAHKLFVGQAKTRETGLSQKEQKEIIEAFHEGVFDVLVATSVAEEGLDIPEVDFVFFYEPIPSSIRTVQRRGRTGRHARGEVVVFVVKGTRDEAYHWVAHHKEKRMHRVLKEVGKVLKTASRDRPLSNFVKGDVVVSIYADHRERGSGVLRELAGLGVKVELKSLDIGDFLLSDRVVVERKEVRDFVDSLIDGRLLSQAKDLKRYARPIIVIEGEGDVFSQRNVHPNAIRGALAALAIDFGITLLQTKSPAETAQLLVAMARREQEFQGRSPRLIAGKPTSLAELQEFIVGALPGIGVKLARPLLERFGSVRGVMNASENELRAVPLIGTAKAKRIEDVLGAPYRSSQESEGERTLKDEKVS
- a CDS encoding FAD-binding oxidoreductase, coding for MKKALEGIVTPVHVSEDEVDLLAHSYDASGLHLMPGVVVWPGSVDELRKVIVRLHTAKFPMVVRGFGTNTVGSSIARGAAVISLQRLRAILRFDQKNNTVTVQAGCSLAELNAFLKKFGMEFPVAPFHDHHTIGGLLGMNVLGAYSYGFGRVADWVEQVEFFDASGKYYETKDVTKIVGSEGCVGVIVQATLKVRKIFSPTSFSIFATSELHDLLREAERLKRDQDVVRLDFFDEETGRIAGYKKGYVLVAFFASHKGVFQDKDRVFEHEKKLVEVDAALSKKGYIWREDVHVPFNRVFDLVFWAEKKKIPIFGSLGLNAFFPMVKTQKEGLEIQKKAKEFGGRVGFVGGVGRKRKALAGKEVKEKIKRLKDQYDYYNLLNPGCVLDYR
- a CDS encoding (Fe-S)-binding protein, with amino-acid sequence MVWLKSFLKQKSWWYFPGALSVAKEKHLVENYKMLFSDLGVQFSIFPEITWSGVHALYAGYKEDFEDVKRKNFEILENKHVQRVVSNDPHESFVLHHEYGLEVTPAVSLLERHHHKLVGRGSGKAQYIPCNILHNKFNVEKALRRVLERSGYVVVKKPVKPIPCDPVFFQNFPRLTKVVVERVLEGVAEPVLITGCPHCYHLLKTFAGEGFTIVELSEVFVEV